GCAATCCTCCTTTGAATACAACTTCTTTTTCGTAGCACACCGTATAGGGATATATGCCTATCGGTGAATTGGAAAAAAAAGATGCGGCGTCAGATGCCAACCCGTCGAAGTATTCTGTCCTAAGCAAATCTTTTTTTGTTATTCGGGATATTTTTTTCCCGTTCTTGTCGTAAAAAGTTCCTGTAAATTTGTTCAACGCTCGGAACATATTTTCAAAATCTCCGAAAGAAGCATAAACAGCACCTTCTTTGTTCAATATGGTAATAATCTTTTTTTCTTTATAAATGCCGCTCGTTTTATTTTTATAAATGAATTCGGCTTCATATGTACGTATGACTGCGTCTGAGTTAGTTAACAGCTCTTTCGGTATATTTACGGATGTGTAATTTTCCTGGGCCGATAAATTTAAAAGGAAGAAAAAAGATAAAAGAGTTGTTATTATTCTATTCATGTTATTATAATTTTTGTAATACTATCTGTTCATTACATTTGCCAATAAGGGCCGAATAGAAATTCTGCAGATCGGGGTATTTATCCTGCAGGTAATAGGATTTGCGGCGATCCAGGTTATATTGTAAAGTGATGGTATTGCCGTCCGTTATAATAGAATAGTTACAGTGTATTGATTTGTCTGCGGTTATCATTGTTATTTTTTCAGGCAGTTCTGTTATTTTATATCCTTCGGGTATCGTTATAGTCGTGGTTATAATAGTCTTGATGTTATATGGGAATTCGACGGGATATTTACGGGTAGGGCTGTTAAAGGGGGATTCGCTCATGTAATTGAAAACAATAGGATTAATATAGATAAATTCATCCGTGGCAGAAAGTTGTTTGCTGAAAGTAAGCTCTTCTTTTTCTGTGTTATCTTTATCTCCTTTTCCTGATTCATATTCGCTTATTTCCAGATCATAATCTTTTTCAGCCAATGTTTTTATTTCTTCCTTATCGGAGGCTGAGGCTGCCCATTTTCTTTGACTGTACGCGGACTGTCCGTTGCATATGGTTGTCATTTTTCCAGATATCAGTCCGGTCTTGTCTATCGATGCTTGTATAGATATATACCGAATGTTTTTACACAGTTCTCTTAAATTTACCCAACGGCTGATCTTAGGTCCCATTAAACGAGCCTGTTCTACTAGAAGAGATTCATCCAAAAGATTGATGCCTCCATAGCGGGAACCTCCGTCCATGTATATAAATTCGTTATTTCCTTTGTCGACAGCTACAATAAATGTGTTTAGTTTTTCCATGGTAGGGGAAGTGAAGGGCAGTCGTCCCAGATTCCTGCGGCTTAGTACTACAGGATAAGCTTTTAATCCTGCGGCTTTAAGGGCACTTATCAGAATAAAATTGATTTGCGCGTTATTTCCTTTACCATTTTTTACGGCTTCTTTTATGTCGCTGGCCCATAAAGCATAATTTTCATTCCAGGATATTTTATTTTTTACCAGTTGCAATACCGCATCGGCGCGTTCGGTCGTGTCGGGTATAGAAGAAAGGAGAGCGGCTTCATCTTTGAAAGGACATCCTATCTTGAGCATATCTCCGAAATCGTCGAACTTCATCATGTTTTCTTCGATATCTTCCCAACTATTGGTAAATCGTTTATATGTACTTCCCGGCATCATTGTACCTTTTAATTCGAAAGACAGCCTGGGCCTGAAATCTTCTAAGCACCAGATATGGGATTCGGGTTTAAGTGCCTGAGCGGTATCGGTGACTATTTTATATATTTTGGTATCAGCTTTTATTTGAGCTATTTCATGTCCGGTGTTGATCATGAAATTCTGATAGCTCGGAATTATTTCGGCTTGGGGTAATTGCCAGCCATAAGCATTGACACTGAAATCGAAATATTCAGGGATCTCTACAGTGGCTTCACTGTGCCATACAGGAATACTTTTTTGTGTGTTTATATCGGAGATTAACCAGTAAAAGTCGGATCGGACAGAGTATTTGTATTCTATCACACTTCCTACTTTAACATCCGGGAATGTAAATTTCTTTTGTAAAAGATTTTTCGATACTTTTTCTACGAAAATATATTTTTTATCAAGTTTTGTCTTTTTAATAGATCCGTTTTCCCAATTATATACGGTTCCCTGAAGTTTTTCAATAATTTCTTTAAAATCATAGGAATAATCGAGATATGGTATAGAAATGTTTGCTTGCTCCAATCCTTCTTCTTTTAGTATCTTGATTTTCGTACTGTAATCTGTAACTTGTGCGAAACCTTTATGTGCAGAGAAATCAAATCTGACAAATTTTTCTTCAAATAATACTACAGCGGCAGCAGATGTATCGGCCTCGTAGGTATTCATCTTTACTTCGTGTTCTGTGATTTTTCCATATTTCAAAGATATTTCTTGTGCATATAAATTTATAGAAATAAGTGAAATAAGAATAGATAGAAAAAGAAATACTGTTTTTTTCATAGTTTATGTTTCAAATATTTTAACCCCTAATATTACAAAAGTAATTAAAAATATTATATAGAAAAATAAAAATATATGTTTTTTATAAATATGTAGTTGATTATCTTATAAACTAAATTTTTTTGAAGTTCGGTATCAGTGCAGGTTAATGTTGTTTTTTGCATTCCGTATAAAAGTAAAATATCAATAAATCCAGTATATTTGTAGTAAATTTAATTCAAATAAAAACACACAAAAAATGAAACCTTACGTATTAGGCATCGATATCGGCGGAACGAATTCGGTATTCGGTATTGTAGACGCCAGAGGGACTATTCTGGCAAGCGGATCTATAAAAACGCAAAAATATGCAGCTGTCGAAGATTATGTAAATGATCTTTGTAATGAGATATTGAAGCTTGTCAAGCAAGAAGATGTTGAGGATAAAATAGAAGGTGTGGGTGTGGGTGCTCCAAATGGTAACTATTTTAACGGAACAATAGAATATTCGCCTAATCTTCCTTGGAAAGGCATTATCCCGTTGGCCCAGATGCTTGAAAATAAATTAAAATTGCCTGTAACGATCACAAATGATGCCAATGCGGCTGCTATAGGTGAAATGACTTATGGTGCGGCACGGGGAATAAAAGATTTTATCATGATCACATTAGGTACCGGAGTGGGGAGCGGTATTGTTGTTAACGGACAATTAGTGTATGGGCACGACGGTTTTGCGGGGGAATTGGGACATGTAATCATGCGGCGGCAGAACGGACGCTTGTGCGGGTGCGGCCGTACCGGATGCTTGGAGGCATATACATCTGCAACCGGAGTTGCCAGAACTGCACGGGAATTTTTGGAAATCAGAACTGATGAGTCTTCTTTACGTTTGTTGCCTATTCAGGACATTACATCTAAAGATGTTTATGAAGCTGCTGTGTCGGGTGACAAGTTGGCTATCGAGATATTTAATTATACTGGGACGATGCTGGGAGAAGCTTTTGCCGATTTTGTGACTTTTTCCAGTCCTAAAGCCATTATTCTTTTCGGTGGGCTCGCCCGGGCCGGAGAGCTGATCATGCGTCCGATACGAGAAGCTATGGAAAAAAACATCCTTAATATATTTAAAGGTAAAACAGAACTGTTGTTCTCGGAACTGAAAGAGAGCGATGCTGCCGTATTAGGCGCCAGCGCGCTGGGATGGGAAGCTAAGTGATAGTTGTATATAATATTCTGATAGGCGGCATTTTTATATTTGCCGCTTACTTTTTAATTTTTGGGATATATGATGAAAAAACCGTCTTCTTTGTGGAACCCATGGCACGGTTGCCATAAGTTGAGTGAAGGCTGCCGGCATTGCTACGTTTACCGGATAGACGGAAAACACGGAAAGGACAGCTCGGTAGTTGCTAAAACCGATAATTATGATCTGCCTTTGCGCCGTAAAAAGAATGGTGAATATAAAATACCGGCGGGGAATACGGTTTTTACCTGCTTTAGTTCCGATTTTCTTGTGGAGGATGCAGACGGGTGGCGTAAAGATGCCTGGAAAATGATGGATATTCGTCGGGATGTGAATTTCTTTTTTATTACTAAGCGGATAGACCGGTTGATGGAATGTTTGCCTGATAACTGGGGTGACGGATATGAGCATGTAACAATTTGTTGTACGATGGAAAATCAGGACAGGGTGGACTATCGCATGCCTATATATATGGAAGTCCCTGTTTGTCATAAAATTATAATTTGCGAACCGTTATTAGGCAAAATAGATTTGTCCCCTTATCTCGGGACGTGGGTGGAACAAGTTGTAGCCGGAGGAGAATCGGGGAAGGATGCCCGGATATGTGATTATGACTGGGTGCTTGATCTCCGGCGGCAATGCATAGAGGCCGGTGTTTCTTTCTATTTCAAGCAAACCGGATCTTATTTGCGTAAAGACGGGAAAATATATAGGATTGCCCGTCAATTCCAACATTCGCAGGCACGTAAAGCTTTGATTAATTTTGAACCGGAGTGAGAATATTTATTTGAATCATTGTAATTATAGTGGCAGGTCGTGTTTAATAAATTAAGGTTATTCCGGAAGTAGCTATGGCTGCTTTTTTTGTTTAATATTTTTTGTATAAATATGTGTTTTAGAATAAAAACGTGAAATAAAATACTTATTTGTGTAAAAAAATATGCTTGTTGATAGAAAATTATTACTTTTGTACTCGTTTTATTTACGAATAAAAATAATTTTGGATACTTGACTGTGAAAAAGTATTGCCCTTGTAGTTCGAATAACATTAATTATTAATTATTATAAAAATGGGAAAAAAGTTTACACTTGTTTTAGGGCTTCTTATGATGGTTCTGGCAATTAATGCCCAGACATTATTAAGAGAAGATTTTGAATCGTGTACGGTCATGCCTCCTAACGGATGGACGGTAATAGATGACGTACAACCGGGAACTGTCAATCACTGGATATTGTATGAAGATGACAAGGCCGCTGTGGCAGGTGTCAAGAGTGCATATTGTGATGCCGGCAGCTTTACTTATGATGAACCGGCGAAAGAAGAATGGCTCATTACACCCGCTCTCGTGTTGGATGATAATACATACAAACTGGAATATAAATGGGTAGGGGCTTCTGCTGCTGCTATAGAAAAACAGGAATATGATTTTAAAATCAGAATTTCTGATAATGACGGGAAAACCTGGACGGATGTATGGTCTTTCCTGAACAAAGAACAGGTAGAAAAAAGCGGGGTGTTGTTTCCCTGGGCCGCTTGGGCAAAGAATACTTCTATTATTAATTTGAGCGCATGGAAGGGAAAGACTATCAAAATTGCTTTTGTACACTGTAAACTTGTTGCCGGTCTGGGTAAAGGAAATTGCGTGAAGCTGGATGATATCCTGGTTGAAAAATATACTCCGATAGAAAAGCCTGTTGCTGAAGGTTCCGGTTCATATATTTTTAATGGAGCCTATATGGGAGTGAAAAAATATTCCGAACCTCTTTCTATCCGTAATGTCGGGGTCGATACTTTAAAGATATTGTCGATTGAAGGACTGGAAGGAACGGATTTTTCTACTAATATAGTTCCCGGCGATGTAAAGTTGTCTCAAAAACAGGAATACCGTTATAATGCGATATATACACCTACTTTGACCGGATCGCGCAATGCTACGATGACAATCAAGACTAACGGAGGAGATATTAACGTAGCTTTGCAGGGAACTAAGCTGGTCTTGCCTGCAAATTACACCTTGGAAAGTTTTGAAGGCGATGTATATCCTCCTTTGGGTTGGACGTCTGCCAGCGAATGGAAACGTTACGGAGCCGGTTTTTCCGGTGATTTTTGCGTATATTCAAGCTTATCTTCGAATGGAGAGTTAATGACTCCTCGTTTGGATCTTTCAGCCGGAGGCCCATATACGATCACATTCGATATGCTGGAAGATTATACTCCTGCATCGGACGATGCCGTAGGCCCTGAAAATGAATTGGAGCTTTATTTTACTTCTAACGGCGGAAAGAGCTGGAGCAAACTTAATTTCCAGAATTTGACTTTGAATGAGATTGTTCGTTATAAAGTGGATCTGGGTTCTCCTGCATCTGATAATTGCTATGTGAAATTCAGATATGCCATGGAGCTCGATCTTTCAGGAGGTTATGATGAGATTCCGGAATACAGTACGATTTTTGTGGATGATGTGGTTCTTCCTCCTCTTTACGGACGTGATGCTGCTCCGGTGGCCGCAACAAATCCTGTACCTGCAAATAATGCCATCAATGTGCAGAATGAAGATCTTAAATTATCCTGGGGCGGAAGTCAGTTCGCTACCGGTTATAAGTTATATGTAGGTACTTCCGAAAATAATTTCGATATTGTGAACGGCGAATCTCTTACGGCTACTTCTTATGAAATAGCTTTGTTAGAGAATAATACGAAATATTACTGGAAAGTTATTCCGTTCAATGCAGTAGGCGAGAGTGCCGATGTAAAAGTATGGCAATTTACGACGATGGCCGATCAAAGTATAAAGACTTTCCCGTATTTTGAAGGTTTTGAAGGAGATGCATTTCCTACGTTGGGATGGCAAAGTATTAAAGGCGGTGCCTATGGTGGATGGAGCCGTACGAATATCAATCCTTTTGACGGAACATATTCGGCATTGGTTTCAAGTAACCTGAGCAATACTCAGGATATCCTTCAGAGCCCTCCGGTTCAATTACCTAACGATAAGGATATGCAGATCAGCTTCTACTGGGGAAATTCGGTACCTTCCGGTCTTACAAAACCTAAAGCACCGTCAATAACTACTGTCGTTGATAATGATACGTTATATTTAGAAATAAAATCGAACGGCGAATGGAATGTGCTGGCTTCTTTATCTACATTGGATAAAGAAAACCAATCCTGGGCACGTGAACGTATTATGTTGTCGGCCTATAAAGGACAGACTGTAGCATTCCGTTGGCGTTACAGTGTAATGAACGGGATGAAAGCTACCGGTGGTGCTTTAGATAATATTATGATAGAAGAAGCCGCTATGGGTGGAAAAGCTGTTATTAATGCGCAAAGTTGGAATGCCGGCTCGGTAAATTATAAAAAATCCTACTCGTCTGGTACGGTGTTTGCTTTATTGAATGACGGTGAGCAGCCTATGACCCTTAAAAACATCAGTTTCAAGAGTAATAATTTTATGACTTCTCTTGCTCCTAATACAGTGATTGCTTCCCGCGAAAGCGTACCTTTCTCCGTAACATTTAATGCCGGCGACGCCAATAAGCTGGTACAAGATACTATGTTGCTCGAATTTGAAAATGCGGCAACGATTAAATTCCCTGTTGAAGGAACTGCATTAAGCAGTACGGTACGTTATTTCAGTTTCGATGAAGATGAGTTCGGTTCTGTAAATCCTCAGGGATTTACCATGATCGATGTTGACCGGGCTGCCACTTGCCGTCCTGTATTTATCAATTACCCGAACTACGGTGGTGCTTACGCCTTTATCGTAATCAACCAGAAACCGGAGCCGGAAGGAGCTGACTGGCGTAATATTTATCCCCGTTCGGGAGATCAAATGCTGGCTGCCATGAGTCCTCAAGTAGAAGGTTTGTCTTCTAATGACTGGATCGTTAGTGAAAAAATGACGGCACGTGACCATGCACAATTCCGTTTCTATGCTAAATCTTATGGTGATACCGAAAGTTTTGAGAATTCCAAAGTTTCAGTTTGGGTAAGTACTACAGATAATAAGCAGGCTAGTTTCGTGCCTGTGGCAAATGCACAGAATATGGTAGTTCCTCATATCGATAACCACAGCAATAAAAACTTTACGGAGTTTATTGTAGACTTGAGTGC
This region of Barnesiella propionica genomic DNA includes:
- a CDS encoding DUF3857 domain-containing protein, whose protein sequence is MKKTVFLFLSILISLISINLYAQEISLKYGKITEHEVKMNTYEADTSAAAVVLFEEKFVRFDFSAHKGFAQVTDYSTKIKILKEEGLEQANISIPYLDYSYDFKEIIEKLQGTVYNWENGSIKKTKLDKKYIFVEKVSKNLLQKKFTFPDVKVGSVIEYKYSVRSDFYWLISDINTQKSIPVWHSEATVEIPEYFDFSVNAYGWQLPQAEIIPSYQNFMINTGHEIAQIKADTKIYKIVTDTAQALKPESHIWCLEDFRPRLSFELKGTMMPGSTYKRFTNSWEDIEENMMKFDDFGDMLKIGCPFKDEAALLSSIPDTTERADAVLQLVKNKISWNENYALWASDIKEAVKNGKGNNAQINFILISALKAAGLKAYPVVLSRRNLGRLPFTSPTMEKLNTFIVAVDKGNNEFIYMDGGSRYGGINLLDESLLVEQARLMGPKISRWVNLRELCKNIRYISIQASIDKTGLISGKMTTICNGQSAYSQRKWAASASDKEEIKTLAEKDYDLEISEYESGKGDKDNTEKEELTFSKQLSATDEFIYINPIVFNYMSESPFNSPTRKYPVEFPYNIKTIITTTITIPEGYKITELPEKITMITADKSIHCNYSIITDGNTITLQYNLDRRKSYYLQDKYPDLQNFYSALIGKCNEQIVLQKL
- a CDS encoding ROK family protein, producing MKPYVLGIDIGGTNSVFGIVDARGTILASGSIKTQKYAAVEDYVNDLCNEILKLVKQEDVEDKIEGVGVGAPNGNYFNGTIEYSPNLPWKGIIPLAQMLENKLKLPVTITNDANAAAIGEMTYGAARGIKDFIMITLGTGVGSGIVVNGQLVYGHDGFAGELGHVIMRRQNGRLCGCGRTGCLEAYTSATGVARTAREFLEIRTDESSLRLLPIQDITSKDVYEAAVSGDKLAIEIFNYTGTMLGEAFADFVTFSSPKAIILFGGLARAGELIMRPIREAMEKNILNIFKGKTELLFSELKESDAAVLGASALGWEAK
- a CDS encoding DUF5131 family protein; protein product: MKKPSSLWNPWHGCHKLSEGCRHCYVYRIDGKHGKDSSVVAKTDNYDLPLRRKKNGEYKIPAGNTVFTCFSSDFLVEDADGWRKDAWKMMDIRRDVNFFFITKRIDRLMECLPDNWGDGYEHVTICCTMENQDRVDYRMPIYMEVPVCHKIIICEPLLGKIDLSPYLGTWVEQVVAGGESGKDARICDYDWVLDLRRQCIEAGVSFYFKQTGSYLRKDGKIYRIARQFQHSQARKALINFEPE
- a CDS encoding T9SS-dependent choice-of-anchor J family protein, which gives rise to MGKKFTLVLGLLMMVLAINAQTLLREDFESCTVMPPNGWTVIDDVQPGTVNHWILYEDDKAAVAGVKSAYCDAGSFTYDEPAKEEWLITPALVLDDNTYKLEYKWVGASAAAIEKQEYDFKIRISDNDGKTWTDVWSFLNKEQVEKSGVLFPWAAWAKNTSIINLSAWKGKTIKIAFVHCKLVAGLGKGNCVKLDDILVEKYTPIEKPVAEGSGSYIFNGAYMGVKKYSEPLSIRNVGVDTLKILSIEGLEGTDFSTNIVPGDVKLSQKQEYRYNAIYTPTLTGSRNATMTIKTNGGDINVALQGTKLVLPANYTLESFEGDVYPPLGWTSASEWKRYGAGFSGDFCVYSSLSSNGELMTPRLDLSAGGPYTITFDMLEDYTPASDDAVGPENELELYFTSNGGKSWSKLNFQNLTLNEIVRYKVDLGSPASDNCYVKFRYAMELDLSGGYDEIPEYSTIFVDDVVLPPLYGRDAAPVAATNPVPANNAINVQNEDLKLSWGGSQFATGYKLYVGTSENNFDIVNGESLTATSYEIALLENNTKYYWKVIPFNAVGESADVKVWQFTTMADQSIKTFPYFEGFEGDAFPTLGWQSIKGGAYGGWSRTNINPFDGTYSALVSSNLSNTQDILQSPPVQLPNDKDMQISFYWGNSVPSGLTKPKAPSITTVVDNDTLYLEIKSNGEWNVLASLSTLDKENQSWARERIMLSAYKGQTVAFRWRYSVMNGMKATGGALDNIMIEEAAMGGKAVINAQSWNAGSVNYKKSYSSGTVFALLNDGEQPMTLKNISFKSNNFMTSLAPNTVIASRESVPFSVTFNAGDANKLVQDTMLLEFENAATIKFPVEGTALSSTVRYFSFDEDEFGSVNPQGFTMIDVDRAATCRPVFINYPNYGGAYAFIVINQKPEPEGADWRNIYPRSGDQMLAAMSPQVEGLSSNDWIVSEKMTARDHAQFRFYAKSYGDTESFENSKVSVWVSTTDNKQASFVPVANAQNMVVPHIDNHSNKNFTEFIVDLSAWKGQQIYVALQHTVSYNGFVAFFDDFYYEDFDFGAEENSAPIFMSTPVEKATIGQVYTYNLQVYDADSDPVTIKNTGLPSWLTFTPNATGGVYTGTPTTLGEVMFRISASDGKVSVSQDVVIDVTDGSGVEEVNAAKVKVYPNPVRNVLCVEGTDVEAIQVYDLTGNLVLSKVGTNEISVESLITGTYIVRVQSAGQVYSTRVVKM